The genome window TGTGAAGAACCTTCCTTACAACAAATCCTGCTACATACACCACAGCATTTTCCACCAGTCCACCAAAACGAGTGGGAAGATAGCTATGGTCGGAAACAAGGGCTGAAATGTTAGCAAATAGAGATGGAAACTCTTCAACACTTTCCACAGTGGACATCTCCACAGCAGACAGGGACACGGTCTCGTCAAGGGCTGCCACATTTCCAGTCTCACTGGGTGAGACTCCACACCGAACCATGAGGCGACGGAAGATGGCCTGGAACTGGCGTGCAGTGGGATTGTTGTTACATCCACCTTGTAAGGAAAACAATCACAACATACATACATTATTCATAAAACATAAAGATATTCATTTGGCATATCTGAAAAAGATCAACCCTACCCGACGCTCTGATGGAATTAAATAGTAGCTCCAAGTGGTCCTGGCTAAACCTGTACGTAAGCACGTAGCGCTGAACCTGGAGCAGTTTCGGAATCATCTGCATGAGAGTGTCAATATTGATGATGAATCCTATGACTGACAAGTACCTGCAAGTGAATATAGTTGCATTACTCTGACAATAGTGAAACAAGACGCTCCTTGGAAGCACCATGTGATTTTGTTCATACAAAGGAGCATCTCACGAACACGATGCATAATAGAACAATGGAGCATCTTACGAACTCGATGCATACGGGAACAACAGAGCATCTGAGGAACTCGATGCATAAGGAAACAACGGAGCATCCTAGGAACTCGATGCATAtgcgaactgtgcagtgaacttaaCACACACTACTTAATTGACCTCTTAGACCGGTGAAGGGGAACTCCATCTTTTGTCACCAAAGTGAGCAAGTACTCCCTAGCTCTTGACAAAAATGCTTTCCGCTCCGTCCAATTAACAGCACTCAAAGGAGCTTTGTATCCTTAGGCACGAGGATTACGTCCATTCAATGTGTCAAAGAGCCTGTCAATAATCTACAAAAACATATCGGTAACCATAAGGTATCAGGTACATTGTTTAAACACACACTATACTGACTTTACACACATTCACTCCTCTacactcgcacacacacataGCTTTTGGCCTTTAATGTAGTATTTGCTTGACTTCCTTCTTTCCTGTACTACAGTTACACCGGATGGATGGGCATGcactaattaaaaaacaaacaaacaaacaaacaaacaaacaaacaaacaaacaaacaaacaaacaaacaaacaaaaaggtacTTGGTTCTAGTATTAGTAATTGTATTACCTCAATGAAttctgctgttgcctcacagtcttTAAACTGAGGGTAGCCAAGATCCCTCATTGTGCAGAGAGCCACTGACACAGAGCGACTCAGTGCTTGTGCAGCCAGGTTCACCCTCATTTTGCTATTTTCAAAGTAGACATGCTTGTCTGTAAGCTTATTGGCAGCATGCAGTCCATCCTTTTTTTGCAATTCATGGAGATGATTGATGTACCTCCAATGGATCTGCCCGGTGGATCTGCCAATTGGACTGTATGCCTGTAGAATAAGAATCGGTCACTGGACTGCACTGTACAAACtgcaaaataaaaactttatttttttaaagttatcAAGATATTGCGGTCTGTCCATTTCACAGTTATGGCTGGATGTGACGATCACATCACATCCAGCCATAACTGTGAAATGGACAGACCGCAATATCTTGATAACTTTTAGCAGCAGAGGCATAACTTGTGCAAATAGGTCTACAACAATCCTCATTTACCTACAACATATTAATAATCTTTATTTATCGAGGGTGGCATGAAATATCACATGATAATATACATATGGCCCTcacctagttaacctaacctgcatgtctttggactgtgggggaaaccagagcacccggaggaaacccacgcggacacggggagaacatgcaaactccgtgtcAACTTGAGCATGTGGCAAGCATCCATGATTACAAATACTTTCTCGCCAGTCACCGggtgtgggaaactggtttgaagTGGCTCTCGTGGGTCCCCCTTCAGGTCACACCCAAATTGGTTGCACATGCTGACATTCGAGGCATGCCCATCCATTGTAACGCATACCACCCGAATACCACGTGCATGCAACTCCTCCAAAGCCTGACTGAGAAGCACCCCTTGTGgttctggagagagagagacttgtcaGGAAGTATGCAATGGGAGCCTTCCAATATCCTTGTAGGCCAACCACCATGAACACAAGGGCCTCCGTAGCAACATCAGTCTCACTGTTTCCATCACCCATGTCTACAAAACCAGACATTGACTCCATATGTGGATTATACTGCACATGTTTTTTGATGGACATGGcatccaacatgagagaaatgcaTCCATATGTAGCCAGGTCTTCCTGGCATCGTCTCTCCAGCATATCCATCATCAGTTTGTTCAGGCCAGGCTTGGCATCCACTGAGCGCAACCACCTGTTAAAATAATGATAAAAAGCTTTAACGTGTTATATCAGTATGCAAGGGATAATGGACACTCCATTCAAATATCTAAAAATTAATTCATATTCGAGTTTGTACCTACCTTTGCAATGTTTTTGGATGTGGGAGGGGAAAATGTCGAATCTCTCTGAGATATCGGTATGCTTTTGGACCATGAAGATGGAGTGTCAGAGCAAACTCTCTGCAGACCTGTGTATACTCATGGCCCTGCTTTGGAACGAAGTCCAACTTAAGATCTGAAATGTTTTGAGCAAAGTAGAATTAGTCCCCTTCAGATATAAACCAAGTATATTCTAGTTTAAAAATGTGCATGATTTTCTAAGTGCTCATCTTTTCTTACCCGAGTAGAATGAAAGCTTCTCACTGAGCTCTTCATTAATGAGGTTCTTTTCCCTCAAATCCCCCAAAAGACTCTTCACTGTCATCTTTGCCCTCTTTTCTCTGGAGATGGCATTCTTTCGCTCTTGCTCCAGACTTTCTACTCTTGCCAAGGCTTCATTGAATTTGGTCTTAAGAGCAGGAGTAGACGCAGGCAAGGAATAGCTATGGTCCTAGAAGAAAGAGGGATGAACATGGTATGAGTAATTTTTCACTTCACAAATATCACCTTGACACCACTAGTTTATGGCTCACATCCACATTCTTTCTAGTAGTCAtcacatataaaaacaagttattTTTGAGTGTGCCAAATGAGTTGCGGCAAAACAAGTGAGATTTTAATATGTCCAGAAACATTAAGATATGACATTTAAATTAGAAATACTCACATCATTAGGCTGAGGTTGTGGGTGTGAGGTTGCCATTTCTGGGGAATCTTCAGAGGCCACATACAGGCTTTCTTCAGCTCTTCTGGCGGTAGATGTAGCCCTGCCCTTCACCAACTGAATTGAAGAAACATCATGAATAATACAATATATAAAAGGATAGGTTTGTTTGACAATATAATGTTTACATGTATGAATGCTAAGAGCCTTATAGTGATACATCTACTTTTTGGAGGTGAACCGGGAAGCTGAAAAGGGATGGAATAGCTCCATGACATAGTCGGACAATTTGACCCGTCTGATCAAAATCAGCCTGCTTAAAATGTTGACTGCAGACTATTGACTGGTCACTTGCAGTAAATCCTTCTCTCCTCAAAGCCACTTCCCACTTCTTCCTCAAGTCTTTGTCCTTGGGAAACCTTCAAAAGTGTCAAGAGATTGATGACGATGTAAGTGCTAGTTCATTGTGCTTTGGTTTAGTAAAAACAAAGTTGTAGTGTTACGTGGTAGTAAACTCAATCTCCCATGTATGAGGAACAACTTGTTCGCTCACTTCTACTCGAAAAGATCATGGAATGAGATGGCGAAGTGTAATCTTGTAGCATTTCCTCTACTGTTATTTACAGGTTACTTTAactaacaaacttttttttttgaaaccgaGAAAAATTTGACAGGTTAACGTAGGTTAACAGCCCTACCCCAACACAATCTAGACTGTACATTTATACCCGTTGGCGTTCACAATCACcataatttcttcatcatttatttcgactttatcatatttaatttcattcatgTCTATTATTGTCATACTCTTATGTATTAGACTAGTGCTACctgatgacgatttaagtctcttagctccttctcagctctggtaatatactattttaaaaaaacaacaaatagtacggtaatgttaaatcttacttgtgaaaagtaatccccctgcttctgtttgaaacggttcgctcgtttgagcaggagtacgctgagcaccagcctggcatcttgtctcttgtcttcttcttcagtcgtgcagtaatagacggtacttttttttttttattatttcccaaaacattcaaaatacaaacaaatagagcaccatatatatatatatatacagatccaaaaacatcaaaatagtaaaacacacacatagcaataaagtaaaaaatatgaacaagtaaggggctacttaactatctttacatatgttaatcgagtaaatcaaagtcatccaaaaaagatataaaataacgaacatccttattttcaactaactttagagatttggcaaaaagcttgaggtcattcttccagtgtgtaacataaggtttagtttaaaaaaaacgacatttgtgaataaagtgtttaccaagtagtaaattattaataccatattcaattttgttattatttaaaaacactccaaatttaatttctttaatggataaaggggcaaactgaatccccctagactaatagacggtaccttgatatctcgcgctttctcaccaccccaagatggcgaccgtatttctcgcgtcaggacagccaactctccgtctatgtattaggatgtctatGAATGAGACGCTGCTGCTGAACATGGATCTGTCGCTGCGACAGCCAAACCAAACCAATTATTAATGACAGCACTTTTATTCTGTTTCTTGGTAATTAAAGTGGACTGGACTTGTAGTGTCACTTCAGAACAGCAAAACGTCTAGAGTCTCCCTGAATGAGGAAACATTTCAACTTCACTGATTGCTTTTTCACTTTTACATTCATCTCAAAGAGCCGAATCAAAGAGTCGATTCTTTTCCCGAGCGACACTTCACTCGGAGTGAATCAGATTTGCAGAAGTGAAAGTGTTTCTCCTTCAGCCTCGGGACCATTTTGTTGCTGTTCGGAGAAAAtaataaaactaaagaaaaacTGCAACTCCAGGCAGAAGCGGTGAGATGAATGAAGCCCAGCATGGAGTGCTGAGTAAAAGTAAGTGCTGTGTTGGAGAGAaatgtggttgtatttgactgagctcgtgtaaaaacagcagtaaaactgcGCAACTGAAATCATCTTCCCTGTAAAGCTGCTGTTTATCGGCTGTGTGTTCTATATTCGAGTTTCTCTCTTCAGTTTCTCATCTATTAAACACTCAGAGAGTTTGGGGGAGTTTAACTGGAACGCATTTTTGTTTCCCTTCATCCCATAATGTGGTGATGTAAAGTTTACTGGGACTTTAATGGAGTGTGTGTGAAAAGCTCCTGAAGTGGAGGAGTTTCAGTCAGTGAGGGAATCTAATAAGAGGAGGACATCTTACAGCACTTTTAATGACCTGCACACAGATTAGTCATTTACACTGCTATAAATAACCAAGGCTGCTGACTTGGTTATTATAATTCCAAGATGGCGTCACAGGTGTTTTTCTCGTTTGTCTCTGCgtttgtttgtgtttattttttGATGGGTTACCAGATCTGATGAACTTATATCCCCGGATTTTGGAACTTTGACCGCAGCAGCATTCGTAAACGGAGGCATTCCTAAATAGACAAACTCTTAACTTGGATTAATTCATCAGCATCATGAAAGCGGCTGGCCTTCTGCTCCTGCTTGCTTACATGCTGAGCTTGCCTGGGGAGTGTGATCTGCGACGTGGCGAGCAACTGAATGCATGCCGGATTATTATTCCAACATCTGGCACTATGGTGCCTTTTCCCAGTTTTGTCCATCACTTGACTTTGTGGATTACTCCAACCGAGGCCCCGGTCAATCTGCCTCCCCGATGGTCAGAGATACGACCCATGATGCCTACCTCTAAGCGTGAGCAGGGATCCTGCACCACAAAACCAGCAGTGCTGTGGATTATTTTTTTCCTATTTCTCTCAGGTAACATTCACCCCAATCCGGGACCAGAGCGAATTGAACTCACGAACCCTCACGAACTAAAAACCAGCAGTGGCTTGCGTTTTTTCCACGTAAACGCTCGTAGTCTGGTAAATAAAATCGATGAAATTCGCCTGTGGGCGAAGTTGACAGAAAGTGACATTATGGTTATCTCTGAGACTTGGCTTAAACCGTCAATTTCAAACAATATGCTCCATATCGATGGATATAATCTCTTTAGGTCAGACTGAATGCATAAAGGGGGAGGAGTTGCTATTTATGCCAAAGCATCTTTGGACTGTTGTTGTCTTGAAACAATGACTAAACCTAAATGTTTTGAGCTGTGTGCCATCAAAGTAAACCTCTCCAACAACGCACATCTGACAGTGGTCGGCTGTTACCGCCCACCTTCGGCTGTGGCTGAGGCGACCACTCTACTGACGGATTTTCTACGGAAACTTCAGAACGAGTATGTTGTTTTAGGAGACTTAAATTGGGACTGGTTATCTACCTCTACATTAAGGGACTTGTGCGACGCGTTGCATCTAACACAACTGGTTCAATCACCAACACGCCTCAATCTGAAAAAAAATGGACAAATCCACACTAATAGACGTTATTCTTACAAATGCCCCATATAAGTACCCTGCTGTGGGCGTTTTTTCCAATGACATCAGTGATCACTGTGCCGTCGTCTGTGTAAGAAACTGTAAAGCAATTAAAGTGAAACcgcgatttatttttaaaagaaatTATAAACGTTTTGATGAGCAGGCTTTTTTGCATGACCTCTACCAAAGTGACTTAAACAGAGTATGCTGCATGGATGATGTTGAATTGGCATGGGATTATTTTAAAAGCACATTTTCTatctataattaataaacatgcacCTCTTCGCAGACATAGAGTGAAGGGTAGGGATAAGCCCTGGTTCAACGACGCTCTTGCAGTAGCCATTAGAGAAAGAAATGAGGCATGGGTTAAAGCCAAAAGGTTTAATGATGAGAAGCACTGGTTAATTTACAGGACTATACGAAATAGATGTACTAgattaataaaaaatacaaaaagtgaGCACTACTTAAACTTAATACAAGAAAACCTAAATGATCCCAAAAAGTTCTGGAAACTAGTCAAATCTACATCAGGGGATATCCCACCCCCCGCCACACCTGAAGCTGTTATAACAGAACTAGGAGAAGTGAGGGGTAAATAAAATTTAGTAGAGGTTTTTAATAAACATTTTATAAATGCAGGAATTGTTACACAGGCGATCCTCCCACCCCCCAGGGTGGATAGTGAATCCTTAGTCTTCTAGTTCTTTGGATGTTTTTAACTTTACCTACATATCTGCTTGTGAGGTAGGAAAAAGCACTTATACATTTAAACTGCAAAAAATCCGCTGGTTCTGATCAGATTGAGCCCTACTTTCTCAAACTGGCGGCAAGATTGATAGCTGATCCTATTGCTGCTATTTTAAATCTCAGTTTGAGCAGTGGCTCTATTCCAAAGTCTTGGAAATCTGCTCTTGTCCTCCCACTATTAAAGGGTGGCGAGCCTACTGATTTAGACAATTACCGTCCCATATCCAGACTATCTGTCATGGCTAAATTATTTGAGTCACTtataaatgaacaaataaaaaaatacctAACTGACCATAGCGTTTTAAGCCCCATGCAGTCTGGTTTTAGGCAAAGGCACAGTACTATAACCGCAGTAGCATCAGTGATGAATGATATCATTACTGCTTTAGACAACAAAAAATCATGTGCTGCTCTATTCATTGATTTGTCTAAGGCATTTGACACTGTTTGTCATGACCTTCTTTTACAAAGATTAAAAGGTATAGGTTTCAGCCCCTCTGTTATTAACTGGTTCTCTAACTATCTGAGTGGTAGAACGCAGTGTGTGATCATTGATAACTGCACCTCATCCTCTCTAGAGCTAAAAATGGGTGTGCCTCAAGGATCAATTCTGGGGCCCATTTTGTTttctatatatataaataacctgGGTATGGGTCTAAGTCCCACAAAGGTACAtctctatgcagatgacacagtagTGTACACTTCCGCATCATCAGTACAGGAAGCTGTGAACTACTTACAGTCTGCTTTTAACCAGATACAAAATTCTCTTGTGGGACTTAGGTTGGTTCTAAATGCTAAAAAAACTAAATTCATGGTTTTCACACGCGCTCACACAT of Neoarius graeffei isolate fNeoGra1 chromosome 22, fNeoGra1.pri, whole genome shotgun sequence contains these proteins:
- the si:ch73-130a3.4 gene encoding THAP domain-containing protein 6; this translates as MPGWCSAYSCSNERTVSNRSRGITFHKFPKDKDLRKKWEVALRREGFTASDQSIVCSQHFKQADFDQTGQIVRLCHGAIPSLFSFPVHLQKLVKGRATSTARRAEESLYVASEDSPEMATSHPQPQPNDDHSYSLPASTPALKTKFNEALARVESLEQERKNAISREKRAKMTVKSLLGDLREKNLINEELSEKLSFYSGGCAQWMPSLA